Proteins found in one Paenibacillus borealis genomic segment:
- the ppc gene encoding phosphoenolpyruvate carboxylase: protein MTELTTTVSKSNSNNLLRRDVRFLGNILGEVLVHQGGNELLDIVEKIRETSKSLRSLFLPELHNEFKELISSLDPENRHQVIRAFAIYFQLVNIAEQNHRIRRKRDYERSAGETVQPGSIESAIQELRERDFSHEDVHEIMNGLSLELVMTAHPTEAMRRAILDIHKRISDDVMGLDNPTLTFREREQLREKLLNEVITLWQTDELRDRKPTVLDEVRNGMYYFHETIFEVLPDVYQELERCLSKYYPGQNWHVPTYLRFGSWIGGDRDGNPSVTAAVTLQTLRLQRKLAIREYQRIMRELMQYLSFSTSIVNVTPELLESIEQDRNIINLNRVDAWRNDNEPYRIKLSYMISKTQNVLDDEKKGTPVRYASPEQFIDDLNVIDRSLRHHYADYVADTYIKKLIRQVELFGFHTSTLDVRQHSQEHENAMTEILAKMNVTPDYSKLEEKEKIELLEKLLNDPRPLTSPYQSYSEGTEECLAVYRTIFQAQEEYGKQCITSYLISMAEAASDILEVMVFSKEVGLFRKDNDGTVVCTLQAVPLFETIDDLHDAPQIMRTLLSMPIYRDGVRAMNDLQEIMLGYSDSNKDGGVVTANWELRVALKQITATADEFGIRLKFFHGRGGALGRGGMPLNRSILAQPASTIGGGIKITEQGEVISSRYSMKGIAYRSLEQATSALVTAAIHARSPQADLYEAKWDEIIARISEVSLNKYQDLIFRDPDFLTYFKESTPLPEVGELNIGSRPSKRKNSERFEDLRAIPWVFAWTQSRYLLPAWYAAGTGLQSFYEDKEENLKIMQHMYANFSFFTTLIDTLQMAIAKADLVIAKEYASMGKNEEARVRIFGQIEAEFKLTSELILKITGQQDILDNVPVIQESIRLRNPYVDPLSYLQVQLLAELRALRDAEGDDAELLREVLLTINGIAAGLRNTG from the coding sequence ATGACCGAACTTACGACTACCGTTAGCAAAAGCAACTCCAACAATCTGCTGCGGCGGGACGTACGGTTCCTGGGGAATATTCTGGGCGAAGTCTTGGTACACCAAGGCGGCAACGAACTGCTGGATATCGTGGAGAAGATCCGTGAAACCAGTAAATCGCTGCGCTCATTGTTTTTGCCTGAACTGCACAATGAATTTAAAGAGCTGATTAGTTCACTGGATCCGGAGAACCGCCATCAGGTGATACGGGCCTTCGCCATTTATTTTCAACTGGTGAATATAGCCGAGCAGAATCACCGCATTCGCCGTAAGCGCGATTATGAACGTTCTGCCGGGGAGACGGTACAGCCGGGATCGATCGAAAGTGCGATTCAGGAGCTCCGCGAGCGGGATTTCTCTCACGAGGATGTTCATGAGATCATGAACGGCCTGTCTCTGGAACTAGTTATGACCGCCCATCCTACGGAAGCCATGCGCCGTGCGATCCTCGATATTCACAAACGGATCTCCGACGATGTCATGGGGCTGGATAATCCGACTCTGACTTTCCGCGAACGTGAACAGCTCCGTGAGAAGCTGCTGAATGAAGTAATTACCCTGTGGCAGACGGATGAGTTACGTGACCGCAAACCTACTGTGCTTGATGAAGTGCGCAATGGTATGTACTATTTCCATGAGACGATTTTTGAAGTGCTGCCGGATGTATACCAAGAACTTGAGCGATGTCTAAGCAAATATTACCCGGGCCAGAACTGGCATGTGCCAACCTATCTGCGTTTCGGTTCTTGGATTGGCGGAGACCGTGACGGTAACCCTTCGGTGACTGCGGCCGTAACTTTGCAGACGCTGCGTCTGCAGCGCAAGCTGGCTATTCGTGAATATCAGCGGATTATGCGCGAATTGATGCAATACCTGAGCTTTAGTACAAGCATCGTCAATGTGACGCCGGAGCTGCTGGAGTCCATTGAGCAGGACCGTAACATTATCAATCTTAACCGGGTCGATGCCTGGCGCAATGATAATGAACCTTACCGGATTAAGCTCAGCTATATGATCTCTAAGACACAGAATGTTCTGGACGATGAGAAAAAAGGCACGCCTGTGCGCTACGCTTCACCAGAGCAATTTATAGATGATTTGAATGTGATTGACCGCAGCTTGCGGCATCACTATGCCGACTATGTAGCAGACACCTACATTAAGAAGCTGATCCGCCAAGTGGAGCTGTTCGGCTTCCATACGTCCACACTGGACGTCCGCCAGCACAGCCAGGAGCATGAGAATGCAATGACGGAGATTCTGGCCAAGATGAATGTTACGCCGGACTACTCCAAGCTTGAGGAGAAAGAGAAGATTGAGCTGCTCGAGAAGCTGCTGAATGATCCGCGCCCGCTGACATCCCCATACCAGTCTTATAGTGAAGGTACGGAGGAATGCCTTGCGGTATACCGGACGATCTTCCAGGCACAAGAGGAGTACGGCAAGCAGTGTATCACCAGCTATCTGATCAGTATGGCGGAAGCGGCAAGTGATATTCTTGAGGTGATGGTTTTCTCCAAAGAAGTAGGCTTGTTCCGCAAAGATAACGACGGTACAGTTGTTTGTACTTTGCAGGCGGTGCCGCTGTTTGAAACGATCGACGACCTTCACGATGCGCCGCAGATTATGCGTACACTGCTCAGCATGCCGATCTACCGTGACGGGGTTAGAGCAATGAATGATCTGCAGGAGATCATGCTGGGTTATTCGGACAGCAATAAAGACGGCGGTGTGGTTACTGCGAACTGGGAGCTGCGTGTTGCCCTGAAGCAGATTACAGCGACTGCCGATGAATTCGGCATTAGGCTGAAGTTCTTCCACGGACGCGGCGGAGCACTCGGACGCGGCGGTATGCCGCTGAACCGGAGTATTCTGGCCCAGCCGGCTTCCACTATTGGCGGCGGCATCAAGATTACCGAGCAGGGTGAGGTGATCTCTTCCCGGTATTCGATGAAGGGGATTGCTTACCGCAGTCTGGAGCAGGCGACATCCGCTTTGGTTACGGCAGCGATTCACGCCAGATCGCCACAGGCGGATCTGTATGAAGCCAAGTGGGATGAGATTATTGCCCGCATCTCTGAAGTCTCCCTGAACAAATATCAGGATCTGATCTTCCGTGATCCGGATTTCCTGACGTACTTCAAAGAATCAACCCCGCTGCCGGAGGTAGGGGAACTGAATATCGGTTCACGTCCTTCGAAGCGCAAGAACAGTGAACGCTTCGAGGATCTGCGTGCCATCCCTTGGGTATTCGCCTGGACGCAGAGCCGTTATTTGCTGCCTGCATGGTATGCGGCCGGAACAGGACTGCAGAGCTTCTATGAGGATAAAGAAGAAAATCTGAAGATCATGCAGCATATGTATGCCAACTTCTCTTTCTTCACTACTTTGATCGATACCCTGCAGATGGCTATTGCCAAGGCGGATCTTGTAATCGCCAAGGAATACGCCAGTATGGGCAAAAATGAGGAGGCACGTGTGCGGATCTTCGGCCAGATTGAAGCCGAGTTCAAGCTGACCTCCGAGCTGATCCTGAAGATCACTGGCCAGCAGGACATTCTGGATAATGTTCCAGTTATTCAGGAGTCGATCCGCCTGCGCAACCCGTATGTTGACCCGCTCAGCTACCTGCAGGTTCAGCTCCTTGCTGAGCTTCGTGCCCTGCGTGATGCCGAGGGCGATGACGCCGAGCTGCTGCGTGAGGTGCTGCTTACGATCAACGGTATAGCCGCCGGTCTCCGGAATACCGGCTGA
- a CDS encoding XkdQ/YqbQ family protein has translation MELIVINKEGTIWDVSGIATDISWKTTRTGKPATLELTLADSGIYQHAKFGISNGDIVQFRKDGIDVFYGFVFSIDTGANQEIKLTAYDQIRYLLGNGSYVLQNITASELIRKVAADYGLRLGVLDPAKYTIPSLIEDNKKLLDIIMGAVGSELQYMGQLMAFYDDFGKLTLRAPQAMLLNVILGAGHYLYDYSLKRSIDDDTYNTILLYQDNEETGKREFFPATDKENVERWGILHLYQKADDKANAAQIQEKAGNLLKLHNREKLSLSVQAIGDMRVRAGNFIYVLLDEFETQLFLVDQCSHKISGGEHTMSLDIKVV, from the coding sequence ATGGAATTAATAGTAATCAATAAAGAAGGCACGATCTGGGATGTTTCCGGGATTGCCACTGATATCTCATGGAAAACCACACGTACCGGAAAGCCTGCCACACTCGAGCTTACGCTGGCGGACAGCGGGATTTATCAGCATGCGAAGTTCGGCATCAGTAACGGGGATATTGTGCAGTTCAGGAAAGACGGGATTGATGTGTTCTACGGATTCGTCTTCAGCATCGATACGGGAGCGAATCAGGAAATTAAGCTGACGGCTTATGACCAGATCCGTTATCTGCTGGGCAACGGCAGCTATGTGCTGCAGAATATTACTGCAAGTGAACTGATCCGCAAAGTCGCCGCAGACTATGGCCTTCGGCTCGGAGTGCTGGACCCGGCGAAGTATACGATCCCCTCCCTGATCGAGGACAATAAAAAATTGCTCGATATTATTATGGGCGCAGTCGGCAGCGAACTGCAGTATATGGGCCAGCTGATGGCTTTTTATGATGATTTCGGAAAGCTGACCCTGCGTGCGCCTCAGGCAATGCTGCTGAATGTGATCCTTGGTGCCGGTCATTATCTGTATGATTATTCGCTTAAAAGAAGCATTGACGATGATACGTACAATACGATCCTGCTCTATCAAGACAATGAGGAAACCGGCAAACGTGAGTTTTTCCCGGCAACGGATAAGGAAAATGTGGAACGCTGGGGAATTCTTCATCTGTACCAGAAGGCGGACGACAAGGCGAATGCTGCGCAAATCCAGGAGAAGGCAGGCAATCTGCTGAAGCTGCATAACCGCGAGAAGCTTAGTCTCTCTGTACAGGCGATTGGTGATATGCGGGTCCGGGCCGGGAATTTCATCTATGTCTTACTTGATGAGTTTGAGACCCAGCTGTTTCTGGTGGACCAATGCAGCCATAAGATTTCAGGAGGGGAGCATACGATGTCCCTAGACATTAAGGTGGTGTAG
- a CDS encoding DUF2634 domain-containing protein has translation MIPAIGRSGPVTAALEGSTAASGTSPSLTYRMDFEHKRIAGRIDGLEAVKQAAVKVLQTARFEHLIYSPNYGTEWSLVLGQDRLLARPELRRIVSEALLQDERIQQLEDVDILFNGDTVSFSCTAVTYYGNFELRKEEIAGV, from the coding sequence ATGATCCCGGCAATTGGCAGATCGGGTCCGGTTACGGCAGCTCTTGAAGGGAGTACAGCAGCTTCGGGTACCAGCCCCAGCTTAACGTACCGGATGGACTTTGAGCATAAGCGGATAGCCGGACGTATTGATGGGCTCGAGGCAGTGAAACAGGCAGCGGTCAAAGTGCTGCAGACTGCCCGCTTCGAGCATTTGATCTATAGTCCAAACTACGGAACGGAATGGAGTCTCGTACTGGGACAGGACAGGCTGCTGGCCCGGCCGGAGCTGCGCAGAATTGTAAGTGAGGCGCTGCTCCAGGATGAGCGGATTCAGCAGCTTGAGGATGTGGATATTCTTTTTAATGGTGATACGGTGAGCTTCAGCTGCACAGCTGTCACGTATTACGGCAATTTTGAACTGAGAAAGGAGGAGATTGCCGGTGTATGA
- the sigW gene encoding RNA polymerase sigma factor SigW — MENLEGRLTKLALKGDQRAFAELVELYKDKIYHLAYRMLNNRHEAEDVVQETFLRVYRNLDRYDDKQKFSTWIYRIGTNLCIDRLRKRRPTYSLDAEMNDQEGIDGYSMIPSDNVTPETELLLSETQSLIYEAIDSLPVKYRSVMILRYLQDLSLQEISDVLDMPVTTIKTRVHRGREFLRKKLGPKL, encoded by the coding sequence GTGGAGAATCTGGAAGGCAGATTGACAAAGCTCGCCTTGAAGGGCGACCAAAGGGCATTTGCCGAGCTTGTAGAACTATATAAAGACAAAATATATCATTTGGCTTATCGTATGCTGAATAACCGCCATGAGGCGGAGGATGTTGTTCAGGAAACTTTTTTGCGCGTGTACCGGAATTTGGACCGTTATGATGATAAACAGAAGTTCTCAACGTGGATCTACCGTATTGGCACGAACCTGTGCATTGACCGTCTGCGCAAGCGGCGCCCGACGTATTCACTGGATGCCGAGATGAATGATCAAGAGGGAATTGACGGGTATTCGATGATTCCGAGCGACAATGTGACACCGGAGACGGAGCTGCTGCTCTCGGAGACACAGAGCCTCATCTATGAAGCCATCGACAGCCTGCCCGTGAAATACAGGTCGGTGATGATACTGCGCTATCTGCAGGATTTATCGCTTCAGGAGATCAGTGATGTGCTGGATATGCCCGTAACGACGATCAAGACCCGTGTGCATCGCGGACGTGAGTTTTTACGTAAGAAATTAGGCCCTAAATTGTAA
- a CDS encoding CD1375 family protein, producing the protein MAEVYASLIRKGLKTLKQVPEIIRADVSKLLEE; encoded by the coding sequence ATGGCTGAAGTATATGCAAGCTTGATTCGTAAGGGCCTCAAGACGTTAAAGCAGGTACCGGAGATTATCCGCGCCGATGTGTCTAAACTGCTAGAAGAATAG
- a CDS encoding DUF2577 domain-containing protein codes for MLDIIKQASLGAVSNTNPVAFSYGTVVGAQPLQIQVEQRFILTGPALVVPESMMESRTLFEGREILLRRGLAAGDRVLLVRMQGGQSYIVLDRLVDL; via the coding sequence ATGCTTGATATTATTAAACAAGCAAGCCTCGGAGCCGTATCGAATACGAATCCGGTGGCTTTTTCTTATGGAACGGTAGTCGGGGCACAGCCGTTGCAGATCCAGGTAGAGCAGCGGTTTATTCTGACCGGACCGGCGCTGGTTGTTCCAGAGTCCATGATGGAGAGCAGGACATTGTTTGAGGGCAGAGAGATCTTGCTCCGCCGGGGCTTGGCAGCGGGAGACCGCGTGCTGCTCGTGCGTATGCAGGGCGGACAGAGCTACATTGTCCTGGATCGGCTGGTGGACCTATGA
- a CDS encoding putative phage tail protein — MAYGDSIYGLLEYSTDGVTGEGPEVIVPDLMKYLPEYYQGVPEMEQLQASAGAQCGELAYAMADSDAQKTLESATWSLSRWERMLALTSDTDKSYATRREMIKAKLRGSGTTTPEMIRRTASAFSGGDVEVVEVPGAYSFEVRFVGTLGIPANMAGLIQILEEIKPAHLDYSFVYSYTWWDSVKTLTWNSAHARTWNELRVYE, encoded by the coding sequence GTGGCCTATGGAGACAGTATATATGGCCTTCTGGAATATTCAACAGATGGTGTGACGGGGGAGGGGCCGGAGGTTATTGTCCCGGATCTGATGAAGTACCTGCCGGAGTATTACCAGGGCGTGCCTGAGATGGAGCAGCTGCAGGCGAGTGCCGGTGCGCAGTGCGGTGAGCTTGCCTATGCGATGGCTGACAGCGATGCGCAGAAGACTCTGGAGTCTGCAACCTGGAGTCTGTCCCGCTGGGAGCGGATGCTGGCACTGACTTCGGATACGGACAAGTCTTATGCTACCCGCCGGGAGATGATCAAGGCCAAGCTGCGGGGAAGCGGAACGACCACTCCGGAGATGATCCGGCGGACGGCATCCGCTTTTTCCGGCGGGGATGTTGAGGTGGTGGAGGTGCCCGGAGCGTACAGCTTCGAGGTGCGTTTCGTGGGCACGCTGGGTATTCCGGCCAATATGGCGGGTCTAATCCAGATCTTGGAGGAGATTAAACCGGCACATCTGGATTATAGCTTCGTGTACAGCTACACCTGGTGGGACTCTGTTAAGACGCTTACCTGGAATAGTGCGCATGCCAGAACCTGGAACGAATTAAGAGTATACGAATAG
- a CDS encoding baseplate J/gp47 family protein, which translates to MYEDQTYEALLERMLDRVPEGMDKREGSIIYDALAPAAAEMAQMYIELEVSNNLYFPDTAGGEYLERSIAWTGITRHPAGKAQLSGKFYTSGGELLDIPLGSRFSLGLLHYSAAEKLSPGMYRLESETAGSEGNQYSGTLLPIDYIPGLARGEITALLVPGTDAESDGALRQRYFDSARRPSTSGNKYHYMEWAQDIQGVGGARVFPLWAGPKTVKVVIVNAEHKPASALLVSQVQQYIDPAPGLGEGQAPVGAVVTVESATGKTINVTAKVTLAAGYALQPVINAFTAILEKYRKEKAFAATYISQSVVGSLLLDTDGVVDYSGLKLNGGTGNVTLTETEVPLFGSVVLEV; encoded by the coding sequence GTGTATGAAGATCAGACCTATGAGGCCCTGCTTGAACGTATGCTGGACCGGGTTCCGGAAGGGATGGATAAGCGCGAGGGAAGCATTATTTATGATGCGCTCGCTCCGGCGGCGGCCGAAATGGCCCAGATGTATATTGAGCTTGAGGTCAGCAATAATCTGTATTTCCCCGATACAGCGGGTGGTGAGTATCTGGAACGCAGCATTGCCTGGACGGGGATTACCCGCCATCCCGCAGGGAAAGCGCAGCTGAGCGGCAAGTTCTATACCAGCGGAGGGGAACTGCTGGATATTCCTCTTGGCAGCCGGTTTTCCCTGGGCTTGCTCCACTATAGCGCAGCGGAGAAGCTGTCACCCGGAATGTATCGTCTCGAAAGTGAGACCGCCGGCTCAGAGGGAAATCAGTACTCGGGTACGCTGCTGCCCATCGATTATATCCCGGGGCTGGCCCGGGGGGAGATTACGGCACTGCTCGTTCCCGGTACGGATGCGGAGTCAGATGGAGCGCTGCGCCAGCGGTACTTCGATTCGGCTAGACGGCCTTCGACGAGCGGCAATAAATATCATTATATGGAATGGGCACAGGACATCCAGGGCGTAGGGGGAGCGCGGGTTTTTCCGCTGTGGGCCGGGCCGAAGACGGTAAAAGTGGTCATTGTGAACGCGGAGCACAAGCCTGCTTCCGCGCTTCTGGTCTCTCAAGTGCAGCAGTATATCGATCCTGCTCCGGGTCTTGGCGAAGGACAAGCTCCGGTCGGAGCCGTAGTGACGGTAGAATCCGCCACAGGCAAAACCATTAACGTCACAGCCAAGGTTACACTGGCAGCGGGTTATGCGCTGCAGCCGGTTATTAATGCTTTTACAGCGATTCTGGAGAAATACCGCAAAGAGAAAGCTTTTGCCGCCACCTATATCAGTCAATCTGTAGTTGGATCGCTGCTGCTGGATACCGACGGCGTTGTGGATTATAGCGGACTCAAGCTGAACGGCGGGACGGGAAATGTGACTCTAACCGAAACTGAAGTGCCGCTATTCGGCAGTGTCGTACTGGAGGTGTAG
- a CDS encoding holin, whose translation MINSELFDNVLAFASILAVVILALVQLIKNNTRLSRNVIPFVGLGIGLLVGAAAYPFTDLDITLRLWAGGLAGLSATGLFELAFNNR comes from the coding sequence ATGATTAACAGTGAACTGTTTGATAATGTGTTAGCCTTTGCCTCAATTCTGGCCGTAGTAATTTTGGCGTTGGTGCAGCTTATCAAAAATAACACCCGTCTTTCGCGCAACGTTATCCCGTTTGTAGGACTAGGAATTGGACTGCTGGTTGGAGCTGCAGCGTATCCTTTTACTGACCTCGATATTACCCTACGTCTCTGGGCAGGTGGACTTGCCGGATTGTCTGCTACAGGATTATTTGAATTGGCTTTCAACAACCGATGA
- a CDS encoding M15 family metallopeptidase, whose translation MLTLIQVLNKSAARLSGLHPAVLAAATTLIERCYACGVPILITQGLRTIAEQDALYAQGRTKPGAIVTNARGGYSYHNYGLAVDFALLLPNGSSVSWDMNRDGDSDCTADWLEVVQQAKAIGFEWGGDWTSFKDYPHFQLSFGLTLAALRTGKKPAAAAVEAVYERIKLKEEQTVKSEITAAVKVNGVKIAEGMMVNGITYAPVRVIAEALGAQVGYNSATKTVDIISSGLKGAGS comes from the coding sequence ATGCTGACTCTAATTCAGGTTCTAAATAAATCCGCTGCCCGTCTCTCCGGGCTTCATCCCGCAGTACTCGCCGCAGCCACAACGCTGATTGAACGCTGTTATGCTTGCGGTGTTCCCATCCTGATTACTCAAGGACTGCGGACGATCGCCGAACAGGATGCACTCTACGCTCAGGGGCGAACCAAGCCGGGAGCGATTGTCACTAATGCACGCGGCGGATACAGCTATCACAATTATGGACTGGCGGTGGATTTTGCGCTGCTGCTTCCGAATGGTTCAAGTGTTTCCTGGGATATGAACAGGGATGGGGACAGTGACTGTACCGCTGATTGGCTGGAAGTGGTGCAGCAGGCCAAGGCGATCGGATTCGAATGGGGCGGGGACTGGACCAGCTTCAAGGATTACCCGCATTTTCAGCTGAGCTTCGGATTGACGCTGGCTGCACTCCGGACAGGGAAGAAGCCTGCTGCTGCGGCAGTAGAGGCGGTATATGAACGTATCAAGCTTAAGGAGGAACAAACTGTGAAAAGTGAAATTACAGCAGCGGTAAAAGTGAACGGTGTGAAGATTGCAGAAGGAATGATGGTAAATGGCATTACTTATGCTCCCGTTCGCGTTATTGCCGAAGCATTGGGGGCACAGGTCGGCTATAATTCGGCAACAAAAACAGTGGATATCATAAGCAGCGGGCTGAAGGGGGCGGGCTCATGA
- a CDS encoding DUF2793 domain-containing protein, producing MAQTIQVKRGTRAELSTYGTLKAGEMGFCTDTKEIYIGDGTSNSMVGRALSGPEASRPAAASVGRLYYVSSGSNSGYLYFDDGAAWRRVNAQKLTDLTGTVDDIADGTTYAKVLKADITAGHPNKVSDGTNTKTAAEIKTHIDDATKHRLINDTGTAITDLWSAQKIKNEIELAKHNIEPQASVKDQNLTAPPASPVEGERYIIPAGATGVWAGKTNQVAEYQSAVWVYYVPVVGWTAYVDDEQKIYSWNGTAWVRTGGALQTITAGNGLTGGGQADAVTLNVGAGNGITVSADAIAVTAGKGITVDAAGVAANVDGSSIVYDAGNGNRLTVGSIDGGTF from the coding sequence ATGGCACAAACAATTCAGGTGAAACGCGGTACGCGGGCGGAGCTGTCCACTTACGGGACGCTGAAGGCCGGTGAAATGGGCTTTTGTACAGACACGAAGGAGATTTACATCGGAGACGGTACCTCCAATTCCATGGTCGGGCGGGCGTTGTCCGGTCCGGAAGCTTCCCGTCCTGCGGCAGCGTCTGTGGGCCGGCTGTATTATGTGAGCAGCGGAAGTAACAGCGGTTATTTGTACTTCGATGACGGGGCGGCCTGGCGCCGGGTGAATGCGCAGAAATTAACAGATCTGACCGGAACCGTGGATGATATCGCAGATGGCACTACCTATGCCAAAGTGCTCAAGGCGGATATCACGGCGGGGCATCCCAATAAGGTGTCGGACGGCACCAATACGAAGACCGCAGCAGAGATCAAAACCCATATCGACGATGCCACTAAGCACCGGTTGATCAATGATACGGGGACGGCAATTACGGATCTGTGGTCTGCGCAAAAAATCAAAAATGAGATTGAGCTGGCCAAGCATAATATCGAGCCTCAGGCCTCGGTCAAGGATCAGAATCTGACCGCTCCGCCGGCCAGCCCGGTTGAAGGTGAAAGGTACATCATCCCGGCCGGAGCTACGGGTGTATGGGCAGGGAAAACCAATCAGGTTGCCGAGTACCAGTCTGCTGTCTGGGTGTATTATGTTCCGGTTGTTGGCTGGACGGCATATGTGGATGATGAACAGAAAATATACAGCTGGAACGGGACCGCCTGGGTGCGGACGGGTGGAGCACTGCAGACCATTACAGCGGGTAACGGGCTCACCGGCGGCGGACAGGCCGATGCGGTAACGCTGAATGTCGGAGCAGGCAACGGCATTACGGTAAGTGCAGATGCGATTGCCGTAACCGCCGGCAAAGGCATTACTGTAGATGCGGCAGGGGTTGCGGCCAATGTGGATGGCAGCAGTATTGTGTATGATGCGGGCAACGGCAACCGGCTGACGGTGGGCAGTATAGATGGCGGAACATTCTAG